From Arachis stenosperma cultivar V10309 chromosome 2, arast.V10309.gnm1.PFL2, whole genome shotgun sequence, one genomic window encodes:
- the LOC130962562 gene encoding uncharacterized protein LOC130962562, with translation MSTESLNALNCSGIPQHRLVLKIGVPVMLLRNIDHSNGLCNGTRMQVRRLGDHIIECVILAGRNTGEVVFIPRMNMSPNNDTLPIGFTRRQFRVALCFAMTINKSQGQTLSTVGVYLPRPVFTHGQLYVALSRVSMHFGLKILSVDSNGKVSDHTINVVYREVFTGLLPIILP, from the coding sequence ATGAGCACCGAGTCATTGAATGCGCTAAATTGTTCAGGAATTCCCCAACACCGGTTAGTTCTTAAAATCGGTGTTCCTGTGATGCTTCTTCGCAATATTGACCATTCCAATGGACTATGCAATGGTACACGAATGCAGGTTAGACGTCTTGGTGACCACATCATTGAGTGCGTCATCTTAGCAGGTCGTAATACTGGTGAAGTTGTCTTTATTCCCAGGATGAACATGTCACCTAATAATGATACATTACCAATCGGGTTTACTCGACGCCAGTTTCGGGTTGCTCTTTGCTTTGCGATGACCATAAACAAGTCCCAAGGTCAAACGCTGTCAACAGTTGGCGTCTATCTTCCGAGGCCTGTTTTTACTCATGGTCAGCTTTATGTTGCGCTTTCTCGGGTCAGCATGCATTTTGGACTGAAGATTTTATCTGTTGATTCTAACGGCAAAGTTTCAGATCATACTATTAATGTTGTCTACAGAGAAGTTTTTACTGGGTTGCTACCTATCATTCTCCCTTGA